The Neochlamydia sp. S13 genome has a segment encoding these proteins:
- the tilS gene encoding tRNA lysidine(34) synthetase TilS, translating to MNLEETLFNFLNIYANHQQPVLLGLSGGSDSLALFYLLIKYRNLKALNFAAAHVDHGWRAESKEEARQLQHLAASMHVPIYLKNLNIAQLFGNMEEACRHERLAFFKNLCNQHGYQAVILGHHLNDQAETVLKKVLEGGSLPYLGGMAPVTDYQTLKLWRPFLTCSKSQIKQWLVCKNYKFFEDKTNEDEKFLRARFRKTIIPHLASTFGKKIEESLCRLGYEAQELKKYLDNHLQGYLKDIIKGPFGSSLNFQPHGKCTDFEMRYLIRKVCESEGLKLSRHLIEEACKKIHSKAANCQLLAKDTWVYIDRERLFVMSKPLLDFKEDLSFDRVGKYSAGDWTIEVTESLDSPMPITGWQEAWRGRLSIQIPSGKYSFKRGNSSLDKWWTNAKIPAFMRYAFPTLWADDKIIYEFLATRRLVDAYLKSFKCWTVTLCYQPSD from the coding sequence ATGAATTTAGAAGAAACGCTATTTAATTTTTTAAACATTTACGCTAACCATCAGCAGCCCGTACTTTTGGGATTATCAGGAGGATCGGACTCTCTTGCTCTTTTCTATCTTCTTATAAAATATAGAAATCTAAAAGCTTTAAACTTTGCTGCTGCCCATGTAGATCATGGCTGGCGGGCAGAAAGTAAAGAAGAAGCCCGTCAACTGCAGCATTTAGCCGCTTCAATGCATGTGCCTATTTATTTAAAGAATTTAAATATCGCCCAGCTTTTTGGCAATATGGAAGAAGCTTGCCGTCACGAACGTTTAGCTTTCTTTAAGAATTTATGTAATCAGCATGGTTATCAAGCTGTTATCTTAGGGCACCATTTAAATGATCAAGCAGAAACGGTCTTGAAAAAAGTTTTGGAAGGAGGCAGTTTACCTTATTTAGGGGGGATGGCTCCCGTAACAGATTATCAGACGTTAAAGCTGTGGAGACCTTTTTTAACTTGCTCAAAATCTCAAATCAAACAATGGCTGGTTTGTAAAAATTATAAGTTTTTTGAGGATAAAACTAATGAAGATGAAAAATTTTTGCGGGCGCGCTTCCGCAAAACGATTATTCCGCATCTAGCTAGCACATTTGGGAAGAAAATAGAGGAAAGTCTTTGCCGCTTAGGCTATGAAGCACAGGAATTAAAAAAATATTTAGATAATCACTTGCAAGGTTACCTCAAGGATATAATTAAGGGGCCTTTTGGTTCCAGTTTAAATTTCCAACCGCATGGGAAGTGTACAGATTTTGAAATGAGATATTTGATTAGGAAAGTTTGTGAAAGCGAAGGATTAAAACTTTCGCGTCATCTAATAGAAGAGGCTTGCAAAAAGATCCATAGCAAGGCGGCCAATTGCCAGCTTTTAGCTAAAGATACTTGGGTTTATATTGATCGAGAACGCTTATTTGTAATGAGCAAGCCTTTATTAGATTTTAAAGAAGATCTTTCTTTTGATAGGGTCGGAAAATATTCGGCAGGGGACTGGACCATTGAAGTGACTGAATCTTTAGATTCCCCTATGCCTATTACAGGATGGCAGGAGGCTTGGAGGGGTCGTTTATCTATTCAAATTCCCTCGGGGAAATACAGCTTTAAAAGAGGCAATTCTTCATTGGATAAATGGTGGACAAATGCTAAAATACCAGCATTCATGCGCTATGCTTTTCCTACTTTGTGGGCTGATGATAAAATTATCTATGAATTTTTGGCTACCCGCCGATTGGTCGATGCCTATCTAAAGTCCTTTAAATGCTGGACGGTCACCCTTTGTTACCAACCTTCTGATTGA
- a CDS encoding DUF4339 domain-containing protein, with amino-acid sequence MDKKEWFIKIDNQKEGPFSIAELKIHPRLTPDTWVRKIEWQDWLPARQVPELKVLFEDHHSEELKDKFKLNKPQVLEDSTLLLEKPQPPFFIYWLIVLLFLCLYFFYQFYNF; translated from the coding sequence ATGGACAAGAAAGAGTGGTTTATTAAGATTGACAATCAAAAAGAAGGACCTTTTAGTATTGCCGAGCTAAAAATTCATCCCCGCTTGACCCCAGACACATGGGTGCGGAAAATAGAATGGCAAGACTGGCTACCAGCACGCCAAGTTCCAGAATTAAAAGTCTTGTTTGAGGACCATCATTCGGAAGAGCTTAAAGATAAATTTAAACTTAATAAACCGCAAGTTCTCGAAGATTCTACTTTGTTACTGGAAAAACCCCAGCCTCCTTTTTTTATTTATTGGTTAATTGTTTTGCTATTTCTTTGTCTCTATTTTTTTTATCAATTTTACAATTTCTAG
- a CDS encoding LptF/LptG family permease, which produces MPIIWRYLLKQYIKVFFLCLLSFIFILLITRLDEIAHFAALGSEGWIILWFILHQIPYLLPVAIPISCLISAIILMQRLSQSHEMTAFRACGLSLREVLAPLLIASFFIAALNFYIVSELATQSHLQTGLTKMELRTINPLLLLHNKHLMRLRGIFSDTLGQSRTGEYAGDSILAIPDKHNSSIHLILAKNLQASPVTFQGSQMTLISPTHGNHLPRHDALLVENIGEMKTSIKDFAQLLQKKVWTLNNDHLRLALLRARIQDLNKEKNLRGHSDNDRVGLDLVSRNLNRSYAELIRRFSISLAAFTFTLMGASFGMSISRNHHNRGLFYVIGLAALYIVAFFFAKGAEHQLVLSTLFYLLPQLIIILAALNMLSRLSKGIE; this is translated from the coding sequence ATGCCTATAATCTGGCGCTACTTGTTAAAGCAGTATATAAAAGTTTTTTTTCTTTGCCTACTGTCTTTTATTTTCATTCTTCTAATTACTCGGCTAGATGAGATAGCTCACTTTGCTGCCTTAGGATCTGAGGGATGGATTATCTTATGGTTTATTTTACACCAAATTCCCTATTTACTTCCCGTAGCTATTCCTATCTCCTGTTTAATTTCAGCCATCATTTTAATGCAGCGTTTGTCTCAATCTCATGAAATGACAGCCTTTCGGGCATGCGGCCTTTCTTTGCGGGAGGTGCTGGCTCCTTTGTTAATAGCAAGCTTCTTTATAGCAGCCCTAAACTTTTATATTGTTTCCGAATTGGCTACTCAATCCCATTTACAGACGGGTCTTACGAAAATGGAGCTACGCACTATTAACCCCCTCCTCCTTCTTCATAACAAACACTTAATGCGCCTAAGAGGTATATTTTCAGACACTTTAGGTCAATCCCGTACGGGTGAATATGCGGGTGATAGCATTCTTGCTATCCCCGATAAACACAACTCTAGCATCCATTTAATTTTAGCGAAAAACTTACAAGCAAGCCCAGTGACCTTCCAAGGTAGCCAGATGACATTAATCTCTCCTACACATGGCAATCACCTACCGCGCCATGATGCCTTACTGGTCGAAAATATTGGTGAAATGAAAACATCTATTAAAGATTTTGCCCAACTTCTTCAAAAAAAAGTTTGGACATTAAATAATGATCATTTACGTCTTGCTTTATTAAGAGCACGTATACAAGATTTGAATAAAGAAAAAAACCTGCGTGGACATAGCGATAATGATAGAGTAGGCTTAGATCTAGTTTCTCGTAACCTTAATCGAAGTTATGCGGAGCTGATCCGGCGTTTTTCCATATCTCTAGCAGCCTTCACCTTTACATTAATGGGTGCCTCCTTTGGGATGAGCATTAGTAGAAATCACCATAATCGAGGGCTTTTTTATGTGATAGGATTAGCAGCTTTATATATTGTAGCTTTTTTCTTCGCCAAAGGGGCAGAACATCAGCTAGTGCTCTCCACTCTATTCTATCTGCTCCCTCAATTGATTATTATTCTCGCCGCTTTAAACATGCTATCGCGTTTGTCCAAAGGAATCGAATAA
- a CDS encoding LptF/LptG family permease has protein sequence MIKIWPRYFLKETIKSFFLFILTFYGLYVLIDYSSHASNFHYHHFYFQVYEIALYYVCEFAPRMEVFIPFGLLLATIRTLTNLNIHNELVALMASGIPLRTLIRPFIFLGMAMVLLIYINTQFWIPLALQKIKQIEQTHRIHKHKGLLQLAVKNLNLKDNSHIIFHDYNSNEKKLVDAYWIRDINDIYRIKYLYPYNQPPVGHFIDHFKRQPTGELVIIESFDLLSFPEMRFHKRDLFQGITNPEDESLSELWKKLPPSFNIQSQKESQRASVFYHKMIIPWLCLLAVIGIAPFCVRYSRTLSPFFIYTLGIFGLVAIYLLLNAALVLGKRQVVEPWLATLFPFFICASLASYKYLKL, from the coding sequence ATGATTAAAATCTGGCCCCGTTATTTTTTAAAAGAAACCATTAAATCTTTTTTTCTTTTTATCTTAACTTTTTATGGTCTTTATGTACTAATCGATTATTCTAGCCATGCCAGCAATTTCCATTATCATCACTTTTATTTTCAAGTTTACGAAATAGCCCTTTACTATGTCTGCGAATTTGCCCCAAGAATGGAAGTTTTCATTCCTTTTGGCTTGCTTTTAGCTACCATCCGTACTCTTACTAATTTAAATATCCATAATGAGTTGGTGGCGCTAATGGCTAGCGGTATCCCCCTTCGAACATTAATCAGACCTTTTATCTTTTTGGGAATGGCGATGGTTTTGCTGATCTATATAAACACCCAGTTTTGGATCCCTCTAGCCTTGCAGAAAATTAAGCAGATCGAGCAAACCCATCGTATCCACAAGCATAAAGGCCTTCTTCAGTTAGCAGTAAAAAACTTAAATTTAAAGGATAATAGCCATATTATCTTTCATGATTATAACTCTAATGAAAAAAAACTTGTGGACGCCTATTGGATTCGTGATATTAATGATATCTACCGGATTAAATACCTTTATCCCTATAATCAGCCTCCTGTAGGGCATTTTATCGATCATTTTAAACGCCAACCTACAGGCGAGCTTGTGATTATAGAAAGTTTCGACCTTCTCTCTTTTCCGGAAATGCGTTTTCACAAACGTGATCTTTTTCAAGGAATAACAAATCCGGAGGATGAATCTCTGTCTGAATTATGGAAGAAACTCCCGCCTTCTTTTAACATACAAAGCCAGAAAGAATCTCAAAGGGCCTCTGTTTTTTACCATAAAATGATTATACCTTGGTTATGCCTACTAGCGGTTATCGGTATTGCACCCTTCTGCGTGAGGTACTCACGCACTCTTTCTCCTTTTTTTATCTATACTTTAGGTATTTTTGGTTTAGTGGCCATCTATCTTCTCCTTAATGCTGCTCTTGTACTAGGAAAAAGGCAGGTTGTAGAACCCTGGCTAGCTACTCTCTTTCCATTTTTCATCTGCGCAAGCCTAGCTTCTTATAAATACTTAAAACTCTAA
- a CDS encoding transposase encodes MKPIKLDNQQGRLFKSRFSDELNPNHPLIQLSKLIEWKQLEEEFDKLFVEKIGQPAKPVRLVVGLFILQHMYGLSDKNVVHRWVENSYWQYFCGYEFWHHALPIHPTSLIKWRHRLGEAGLSKILQGTIAAAVLTGAVKKKP; translated from the coding sequence ATGAAACCAATCAAGTTAGATAACCAACAAGGTCGTCTTTTTAAATCCCGCTTTAGCGATGAACTTAACCCCAATCATCCTCTCATCCAGCTATCCAAATTGATAGAATGGAAGCAGTTGGAAGAAGAGTTTGATAAGCTGTTTGTAGAAAAGATAGGCCAGCCAGCTAAGCCTGTAAGGCTAGTTGTAGGGCTCTTTATCTTACAGCATATGTATGGACTTTCGGATAAAAATGTGGTGCATCGATGGGTAGAAAATTCTTATTGGCAATACTTTTGTGGGTATGAATTTTGGCATCATGCGCTGCCTATCCACCCTACTTCTTTAATTAAATGGAGGCATAGATTAGGCGAAGCTGGACTTAGCAAGATTTTACAAGGGACGATTGCAGCAGCTGTTTTGACAGGTGCAGTAAAAAAAAAGCCTTAA
- a CDS encoding IS5 family transposase — MPKAIAFPTDAKLYFKSIQALVKMADSSQITLRQTYKKLAKTALCMRARYAHARQLKRAKREEKRLHNYLGRLIRDFERKTEGQTLETESSYLLEIIKRIYAQQRNDSRKVYSLHEPYVECIAKGKVEKKYEFGCKASLVITHQEGLALDLRAIHGNPYDGHTLEEAIKNAQNNSGKNIEVAFVDKGYRGHTVKGKTIFISGQRKGLTQWIKSQLKRRQAIEPHIGHMKNDGKLGRNYLKGSWGDRYNAILCGIGHNMRLIYNWLVAQNSPKRLYSG; from the coding sequence ATGCCTAAAGCTATTGCCTTTCCTACCGATGCTAAACTTTACTTTAAGTCTATTCAAGCGCTTGTAAAAATGGCCGATAGTAGCCAAATCACTTTGCGCCAAACCTACAAAAAGCTAGCTAAAACAGCATTGTGCATGCGTGCTCGCTATGCCCATGCCCGTCAGCTGAAAAGAGCTAAAAGAGAAGAAAAAAGGCTGCATAATTATTTAGGAAGATTAATTCGTGATTTTGAAAGAAAAACAGAAGGGCAAACTCTTGAGACAGAAAGCTCTTATCTTTTAGAAATTATCAAGCGTATTTATGCTCAACAAAGAAATGATTCTCGTAAAGTTTATAGCCTGCATGAACCCTATGTAGAATGTATTGCTAAAGGTAAAGTAGAGAAAAAATATGAATTTGGCTGTAAAGCTTCGCTAGTCATCACTCATCAAGAAGGATTAGCTTTAGATCTTAGAGCCATTCATGGCAACCCATACGATGGGCACACCCTTGAAGAAGCTATTAAAAATGCTCAAAACAACAGCGGCAAGAATATTGAAGTAGCATTTGTAGATAAAGGTTATCGAGGCCATACAGTAAAAGGTAAAACCATTTTTATCTCTGGACAAAGAAAAGGCCTTACACAGTGGATTAAGTCCCAACTTAAAAGGCGCCAAGCCATAGAACCTCATATCGGCCATATGAAGAATGATGGTAAACTGGGTCGCAACTATCTTAAAGGCTCATGGGGAGACCGTTATAACGCTATTTTATGTGGGATTGGCCATAACATGCGTTTAATCTATAACTGGCTAGTCGCTCAAAATTCTCCCAAACGTCTTTATTCAGGCTAA